Proteins encoded in a region of the Neodiprion virginianus isolate iyNeoVirg1 chromosome 2, iyNeoVirg1.1, whole genome shotgun sequence genome:
- the LOC124297686 gene encoding MIP18 family protein galla-2: MADQLENTNPKLYKKVHEREITAEDEDEDVVDDFDSREIFDLIRNINDPEHPLTLEELNVVEQSLIEVDNKHNKVHVKFTPTIPHCSMATLIGLSIRVQLLRALPSRFKVNVEITPGTHASETAVNKQLADKERVAAALENNHLIEVINQCIAAKM; the protein is encoded by the exons ATGGCTGATCAATTAGAAAACACTAATccaaaattgtataaaaaagttCATGAGAGGGAAATCACAGCTGAGGACGAAGACGAGGATGTTGTCGATGACTTTGACTCCCGAGAAATATTCG ACCTTATTCGCAACATCAACGATCCGGAACACCCTCTAACTCTGGAGGAATTGAACGTTGTTGAACAAAGCCTTATAGAG GTTGATAATAAGCACAATAAAGTCCATGTTAAATTCACGCCTACGATACCTCACTGCAGCATGGCAACATTGATCGGTCTCTCTATCAGAGTCCAACTTTTGCGTGCCCTGCCATCAAGGTTTAAAGTGAATGTGGAAATAACGCCCGGAACGCACGCCTCTGAGACAGCGGTAAACAAGCAGCTTGCAGATAAGGAAAGAGTTGCAGCCGCACTGGAAAATAATCACCTTATTGAAGTAATCAATCAATGCATTGCCGCAAAAATGTAA
- the LOC124297685 gene encoding mitochondrial inner membrane protein OXA1L has protein sequence MLSRMSLRLHNRTLAKTYSVSKVLVSHRSLHVTRKFENTGLKNFPSLGLSRHKPILGTAFVRCASTVEDKIPDNLLPNIPEPPSLPAPEVVDIVQGLSEPPITALGLGSNWPPGLIQSALEYLHIGLGLPWWGTIMIGTICVRLLVFPLVIKAQRNSAKMNNYMPQVQYLQAKMTEAREYGNDFDAARYGQDLYTFMKSKGISPLKSALVPLVQAPFFVSFFMALRGMANAPVESLRTGGLWWFTDLTIPDQYYLLPLITSATMYVTIKIGADGLKLDTLGPGFMAHAIKAIPIIMFPFIMHFDGAILVYWTSTNFISLGQAMLLKVPSVRTFFKIEATIKHAPTQLAPNKGFVKGFKESWSNMKLAGALQDRGEADHMEFERAGRGPVPKTYKYNPTAQTPPPTRIMARKRD, from the exons ATGTTGTCGCGAATGTCTCTAAGGCTGCACAATCGAACGCTGGCAAAGACGTATAGTGTGTCAAAG GTTCTCGTTTCTCACAGATCACTTCACGTGACacgtaaatttgaaaatacaggattgaaaaatttcccctCTTTGGGGCTATCGCGACACAAACCTATCCTTGGAACAGCTTTCGTTCGATGTGCCAGCACAGTTGAGGATAAAATACCTGACAACCTCCTGCCGAACATACCGG aacCTCCGTCACTACCTGCACCAGAAGTGGTAGATATTGTTCAGGGTTTAAGTGAACCACCTATTACCGCTCTAGGCCTAGGAAGCAACTGGCCACCGGGGCTCATTCAGTCTGCTTTAGAATACTTACATATTGGTTTGGGATTACCATGGTGGGGGACAATAATGATCG GCACCATATGCGTGAGGCTTTTAGTGTTCCCACTTGTCATTAAGGCGCAAAGGAATTCAGCAAAAATGAATAACTACATGCCTCAAGTACAATATCTTCAGGCTAAGATGACAGAGGCAAGAGAATATGGAAATGATTTTGACG CTGCAAGATACGGACAGGATCTTTACACATTTATGAAATCTAAAGGGATTTCTCCATTAAAAAGTGCTTTGGTGCCTTTGGTACAG GCACCATTTTTTGTGTCGTTTTTCATGGCACTCAGAGGTATGGCAAACGCTCCAGTGGAAAGTTTGCGCACAGGAGGTCTTTGGTGGTTTACAGATTTAACTATTCCTGACCAATACTATTTGTTACCGCTGATAACTAGCGCTACAATGTATGTAACGATAAAGATTGGAGCTGACGGGTTAAAACTGGATACTTTGGGACCTGGATTTATGGCACATGCGATCAAAGCAATTCCTATCATTATGTTTCCATTCATCATGCATTTTGACGGA GCTATATTAGTTTACTGGACATCGacaaattttatatctttAGGTCAAGCTATGCTTTTGAAGGTTCCATCAGTTCgaacctttttcaaaatcgaagcAACTATTAAGCATGCACCGACGCAACTTGCTCCCAACAAAGGATTTGTCAAAGGATTCaaagaat CTTGGTCCAACATGAAACTGGCTGGGGCATTACAAGACAGAGGCGAAGCAGATCACATGGAATTTGAACGGGCTGGACGGGGGCCTGTACCaaaaacgtataaatataatccCACTGCACAAACACCACCACCGACACGGATTATGGCCCGGAAACGGGATTGa